The Thermotoga neapolitana DSM 4359 sequence CGGTGAGTTCGGATCGTATTTCACCATGTGACCTGAATAGTAGTTCAGCCCAACGAAGTCGATCTCCTGTTTTATCTCTTCCATGTCATCCTCATAGTTTCTGGGGAGGTACTCTCTTGCAAATTCCAGGACAAGATCCGGGTATTCTCCCCTGTAGATGGGGTTCAAAAAGAGCGGGTAGTTGTTGAACTGATGCATGAATCTGGCGGCTCTGATATCTTCTTCTCTCTCACTTGCAGGTTCGAAGTATCCGTTGTTGAAAACAATCCCTATCTTTCCGTCTTTCACCGTTTCTCTGAACACCTTCACGGATTTTGCGTGCGCTCTCAAGAGGTTGTGAACCGTATGGAATGCTACGTAGATGTCTTTCATCCCAGGGGCATGGACTCCGTACAGATGTCCCACTATAGCGACGACCCAGGGTTCGTTCAAAGTGATCCAGTGTTTGACGCGGTCACCGAAGTTTTCAAAGAGAACCCTTGAGTACTCTGCGAACCAGTCGGCTATGTCCCGATTTGCCCAGCCACCCTTCAACTGCAGAGAAAAGGGAAGGTCCCAGTGGTAGATGGTTATAAATGGTGTTATGTTCTTCTCCAGGAGGGTGTCTATGATCCTGTTGTAGAAGTCCAGACCTTTCTGGTTCACTTTTCCCGTTCCTTCCGGAAGGATCCTTGGCCAGCTGATGGAGAATCTGTAGGCCTTTGCACCGATTTTTTCGATGATCTCGATGTCCTCTTTCCATCTGTTGTAGTGATCGCAGGCCACATCTCCAGTGTCACCGTTTTTCACGTTTCCGGGTGTATGGGAGAAGGTGTGCCAGATGGACATACCTGCTCCGTCTGCAAGGGGAGAGCCTTCGATCTGGTAGGAAGCTGTCGCAACTCCCCAGAGGAACCCTTCGGGAAACTTTTTCACGATCATCACCTCGCTCTTTGCTGTAGTTTGTTTGCCGAACTATTGTACCCCAAAAAAAGAAGGGGATGGCCCCTTCTTCAAAGTTTGAAACATGAGGGAAGATCATCCCATCAGAACTTCTACTCTGTGCACTTTTCCATCGTTGAAAACTGGCAGGACCTGTCCCTCAATTTTCTTTCCGTCGACGATTATCTCCTTTACACCTTTGGAAACGTGGTGGGGATTTTTCACCGTTATCTCGTAGGTTGCTCCCCTGAACCTTCTTGTGATTTTGAAGCCGTCCCAATCTTCAGGTATGCACGGGTCCACCATGAGGCCATCGTAGGTGGGCCTTACTCCCAGAATGTACTGAGTTATCGCAACAAAGCTCCATGCCGCTGTTCCTGTGAGCCAGGAGTTTTTGGCTTCTCCGTGTCTTGGTGCATCTTTTCCTGCCACCATCTGTGCGTAGACGTAGGGCTCTGTTCTGTGGATTTCACTTATGTCTTCCAGATAGGCGGGAGTGATCTTTCTGTAGATCTCAAAGGCTCTGTCTCCTCTTCCAATGACAGTTTCTGCTATCGCTACCCACGGATTGTTGTGACAGAATATACCAGCGTTTTCCTTGTAGCCCGGTGGATAACTCGAGATCTCACCTAGTTCTATGTAGTATCTGCTGTAAGCGGGCTGCTGAAGAACAAGGCCGTAAGGTGTGTCGAGGTGCTCTTTCACTGAATCAAGTGCTTTCTTTGCGTATCCGTTTTCCACTCCTATTCCCGCCATCACGCACATTCCCTGTGGTTCTATGAAGATCTTCCCTTCTTCACATTCTTTACTTCCCACTTTCCTTCCAAAGGCATCGTACGCCCTGAGGAACCACTCTCCGTCCCAGCCGTACTCCAGAGTGGTCTCTATCATTTTCTTCACGTGTTTTTCTGCCTCTTTTGCTTCATCCTCGAGTCCGAGTCTTCTGCAGATCTCCACGAACTCTTTTCCAGCCAGAACGAACAGTCCTGCTATGAAGACGGATTCTGCTACCCTTCCATCGAGGGCGTTGACGGTTGTCTGGAAGGATTCATCTGGATTTTTGGAAAAACAGTTCAGGTTGAGACAGTCGTTCCAGTCCGCCCTTCCTATGAGTGGAAGACCATGTGGACCGAGGTTGTTCACGGTGAAGTAGAAAGATCTTTTCAGGTGTTCAAAAAGCGTTGCCTTTTTGTCTGGATCGTTGTCAAACGGAACCTCTTCGTTCAGAATGCTCCAGTCTCCCGTTTCCTTGATGTACGCACTGGTTGAGAGAATGAGCCAGAGGGGATCGTCGTTGAATCCTCCACCGATTTCGTTGTTTCCCTTTTTTGTGAGCGGCTGGAACTGATGATAGGTGCTTCCGTCTTCAAACTGGATGGAGGCAAGGTCGAGAATCCTCTGTCTTGCCTTTTCCGGTATCATGTGGACAAATCCAAGTATATCCTGATTTGAATCTCTGAAACCTATACCCCTGCTGATTCCGGATTCAAAGTAGGAAGCGCTCCGCGCGATGTTGAAAGTGACCATGCACTGATACTGGTTCCAGATGTTCACCATCCTGTTGAGTTTTTCATCGTGTGTTTCCACCTGTATTCTTCCAAGAAGTTCATCCCAGTATTCCTTCAGTTCCTTCAGAGCGCGTTCAACGTCTTCACCTGTTTTGAACCTTTCTATCATTTCTTTTGCACGCTTTTTGTTTATCACCCCGGGTCTTTCCCATTTTTCCTCTTCGGGATTTTCTACGTAGCCGAGTATGAAGATGAGTTCTTTTTCGCCAAGAGGTGGGATCTCAAGTTCAAGATAGTGAGATGCAATGGGTGCCCAGCCACTCGCCACGGAGTTTCTGGGATTGCCCTCCACAACCGCCTGAGGAGCCTCAAAACCGTTGTAAAGACCCATGAATGACTCCCTGTCTGTGTCGAAACCATCTATCGAATGGTTCACGGAGTAGAACGCGTAGTGGTTTCTTCTTTCTCTGTACTCTGTTTTGTGGTATATCACAGAACCTTCTATCTCCACTTCTCCGGTGCTGTAGTTTCTCTGAAAGTTCGTCATGTCATCGAGGGCGTTCCAGAGACAGAACTCTATGAAGGAAAAGAGTTTGATCCTTCTTGGTCGTTCCGTTCTGTTTTGAAGTACAAGATGATGGACCTCTCCTGTGAAATGCCTTGGAACAAAAAAGGTGATGGTCGCTCTCAGACCGTTTCTCTCCCCAGCGATCTTCGTGTACCCAAGGCCGTGTCTTGCTTCAAAGAACGAAAGATCTCTCCTCACCGGCATCCAGGTGGGAGACCAGAAATCTCCGTCTTCTTCTCTTATGTAAAAATACCTTCCTCCAGCGTCTGTTGGCACGTTGTTGTACCTGAACCTGGTGATCCTTCTGAGCCTTGCATCTTTATAGAAACAGTAGCCCCCCGCCATGTGGGAGATGATGGAAAAGAAATCTTCTGTCCCCAGGTAATTTATCCACGGATAGGGTGTCCTGGGAGTTACTATGACGTATTCTCTGTTTTTGTCATCGAAGTAGCCGAACTTCATGCTATCACCTCTCTGAGGCTTTTTATCGTGAGTATTCTAATGTGAAAATGTTTTCATTCAAAATCCAAGGAAGGAAAGCCACGAGCAAGTATCGATGAATATTGTCGAAAAGAAACCATTTTCTTCTGATTCTGCTTTGTTTTAATTTCTGGATGGTTTATACAAATTCAATGTTGTTAGTTTATTGAGATGACAAAATGTGCTTTTTAAAAAGACATTTATTCTCACAAGAAAAACATTTCGTTGCTCAAAATTGACTTTTTGCTAATCTGGAGTTAAAATACTTCAACGAAAGGAGGTGAAACCATGAAGTACGCTCTCTGGGCAGTTTTGTTTCTGGGACTGATATCTGGATGTGTGCTTTTCACCACAGGAACGAACATAACAAAAGTTCCTGTGTATCTCACAGACAACCCATCCTTTGATATTGAACAGTTGCAGGTGAAGATTTCCGATGTGACGTACCACTACTCACTGAACGGAGAGGGGTATGACGCCACTGCCACCCTGCTGGAAAACGAGTTCGATCTTCTCTCACTTGCAGGAACTGAAGTACAGTTTTTCGAAATGGAACTGCCCGAAGGTGCCGAACTCGATTGGATCAGACTCTACGTTGACGCTGCAACCGCTGTTGTAAACGGTCAGAGCGAAACCGTCAACATTCCCTCCAGGAAGATTAAGATCATAAAGCCTATCATAGTGCAAAGTGGTGATGAGATCGTTCTCGATTTCGATGTGGCAAGATCCCTTCGAGTTGTTCAGGGAAAAAATCAGTACATACTCAGACCGGTCATTGTTCCATACCACAGAGAAAGACACGAATACGAACACGGCCCAGGTGAAGGTGAAGAGTACAGATACAGGTACGAAGTTGAAGGAGAGCTTAAGGAGACACTGGCGGGAACCACATGTCTTGTTGCTCTCTTTGAAGGAGAGACAAGTTCTGCTACACTCGTTGATCTTGAAATCACAGACGACGATTTCTCCTTCGAGGAATTGAAAGAGGCAACTTACACCCTTTACGTGTGCGAGTTCACACTTCCGGAAACAACGGACACCGGTGAATCCTCCGAAGAAGAATTTGAAGTAGACGAAGACGAAGTGGAAAATGTGAACAGCGAGATCCAGAACTGGCTTTCAGATTTGACCTCGGTTGCATCTGTAGTCTTCTACCTGAACGATTCAACGATCACGTACATTCAAAACTCTGCCGATATAGAACTCAGGCTGGATGATTAAAATGGGGGAGGGACGCCTGGGAGGTCTGAGATACTGAAAGGTAGGAAATGAGAGTTTTTCAAACTTCCACTGGTTCTTTCTCTTTCCTTCTCCTCCTTCTGGAGGAGACTTTTTCTTCTTCTTTTGCTCTTTCAAGGAGTTTTTCTTCGAGTTCGATGGCTTTGAGGTTTTCAAGGGCCTTCTTTACTCTTTCTTCGTGAATCTCCCTTATAACTTCTGGTGGCAGGAACATCATCATAGTATCACCTCCTTCTCAAGTTGTCATGGTCTTATTGACATTCATTTCTTCCGTCCTGGTATTTTTATAACATAAGTGTGATACAAATTGAGAACATTTCTCAAAAGAATCCCTTAAGTTATTTTTTATGGGAGATTACGTAGAATTAGTTAGGTTAAACAAAGAGCGGGAAGAAATCCCGCTCTTTCAAAGGCAAAAGAAGCCTTCTCACTCCACAACGAACGTGTAGATTTTGAACGGTCGGTAACTCAAGGGGAAAGAGACCTCTTTCCTTTCCTCTTCCAGAAGGTTTGTCAGATAGATCTTTCCTTCCCAGGGGATCTTAATCGAGAGTTTACCGGATGTTCCGAAGATCTCGACAAGTCTTATGACGATCTTTCCTTTCACCTTTCTGAGTGAAGTGAGTTTGAAATTCTGTGGAGAAACTTCCAGAAAAGAAGAGGGAATGTTCAACCTTCCAGAAACGGCAAGAAGGGGTCTGTTCAGTTCTTCTGCTTCTCTCACAACGTCTCTCAGGTCATCACCGGGGTGAACATATATGGAGTAGGTGAACTCGTGTTTTCCTTCATCGCAGAGAAAATCCGGAAAGATCCCGGCTTTTATCAGAGAAACTGCCATAACGTTCTGATGAACACTTCCACCGTACTTTCCATCGTTTAGAATGGAAACACCAAAGTCTGTTTGCGAAAGATCCATCCACCTGTGGAAGGGCACTTCAAAGCGCGCCTTTTCAAAACTGGTGTTTCTGTGTGTGGGTCTTTCTATAAAGCCACCTGAGATGTCAAACCTTGCTCTTCTCGACAGAACGGTGGTGGGAAAGTACGCCCTCAAAAGGGCCCTTCTTGTGTGCCAGTCTATCTTTGTTTCTATATCGAGCCTTCTGCTTTTTCTGTAAAGGATGTAGTATTGTGTGATCTTGCTGCCTTCTGCCTCGTATTCGACACGTACCACCTCTCGAACAGGACCGAACTCTACTTTTTCCACGCTTTTTGCTTTCAGGGTGTATCCTGTCTTTTCCACACCCTCTGCTATGTCCCAGTTGTCCCAGTAGGGAGGAATGTTTTTGTGGAGTTTCAAGATGTTTCCTTTTTCCTCGAAGATGTACCTGTCCAGTTCTTTATCGTAGATCTGTATCGTTCCATCTTCCTTCACTTCGACCCTCATGTACTCATTTTCCATGAAAAGACTTTCGTCTTTCCTTGCGGGCTTTTCAATTGTGCTCTTCTGAACCTCCAGCTCTATCTTTGAGAAAGGAGCGATCTCTGTGTCCAGGAAGTACACGTACTTTCCATCGTGTGTTCTTTGTTTCAGAAGGACTCTGCCCTGGAAGGAAAGATAAAGATTAAGATCTTCGTTGAGTTTAAAACAGAACCTCTTCGGGAAAGACGAAGCGTTCAGAAGGGTCAGAGTGTTTTCGCCCTCGACTCGAAGAGAGTCTATGGACTCTCTGACGATCTTTTCTGCTCTTTCTTTCACGAAGGTCAGCTCTTTTTCTGCGTCCTCATAGACCTCTCTTATCGAAGAACCAGGAAGGATATCGTGAAACTCGTTTCTCAAGACAGCCTTCCAGAGATCGTCAATTTCTTCGGAAAAGTCTCTATCGGAGAAGGCAGATATCAACTCTGCAAGATAAAGACCGTCTTCTGCTTCTTTGTGGAGTTTCTTCACCCTGGACTGGGAGGTGTACGTTCCTCTGTGGACTTCAAGGTACAGCTCTCCGTCCCACACGGGAAGGTCTCCATCAACGTTCATTTTCTCAAAGAAACTTCCGACCGTTCCCATTTCAAGATGCGGAATTCCCGGGATCTGATTCATTATCCTGTAGTTTTCGAGCATCTCCTCGGTTGGTCCTCCTCCACCGTCACCGTGGCCGAAAGAGAGAAGCACCCTGTTTGTCAGATCCTTCTGTCTGAAGTTGCTCCAGGTTTTGCAGATGGTGTCTGGATCTATCTTTCCGTTGTATCCTTCGTTTGGATTTTTGAAACTGAAGTACAGAACCTCTGAGCCGTCTATTCCCCTCCAGCGGCACAGATCGTACGGGAACTCGTTCGTATCGTTCCAGTTGAGTTTGGTGGTAACAAAGTACTCTATTCCCACATCTCTCAGAATCTGAGGAAGGACCCAGGAAAAGCCGAACACATCCGGCAGCCAGCAAACCCTGCTTTTTTTACCGAACTCTTTCTCAAAGAACTTCTGTCCATAGTAGAACTGTCTTATCAGGGACTCCAGTGAAGGAACATTGCAGTCTGACTCCACCCACATGCCTCCAACAGGCTCCCATCTTCCTTCTTCAACGAGTTTCTTAACCTCTTCGAAGAGTTCAGGCGAGTTTTTCTTGAGATCTTCATACATCTGAGCAGAGGACTGGGTGTAGACGAACTCCGGATACAGTTTTGAAAGTAGAACAGAATTTGCGAAGGTGCGAAGGATCTTTCTTTTCGTCTCTTCAACCGGCCAGAGCCAGGCATAATCTATGTGGGCATGTCCCACAAGGTGAACGATCCCGGCACTCGGATGCTCTTCTTTGAGTTTCTTCAGCTTCTCTTTGAACCTTTCAAACTCGTCCACTATGCTTTTTCTCAACTCGTCTGGAAGCAGTGCTCCAAAAAACTCCCTGAACTCAGGTGTACTCCAGGTGTTTTTGATTTCGTCTTTTATTCCAGGATCCATA is a genomic window containing:
- a CDS encoding alpha-mannosidase codes for the protein MKGKLWRMLSEMVPYTISRKEKLKDWSFSDGSEEKTVIPPFEWNFNSAPVWFRKELEPFSVAERQRAYLELWFGGETLVLVDGKPYGEINEYHRTLNITLLADGKPHTIEAQVMPRGLFGKPKKPVFSEAFFTIIDEELMRVVKTLELVIKTAEVIEDKALSKKLLDISEEFLSKIWIPRDTETYLKTAPMDPGIKDEIKNTWSTPEFREFFGALLPDELRKSIVDEFERFKEKLKKLKEEHPSAGIVHLVGHAHIDYAWLWPVEETKRKILRTFANSVLLSKLYPEFVYTQSSAQMYEDLKKNSPELFEEVKKLVEEGRWEPVGGMWVESDCNVPSLESLIRQFYYGQKFFEKEFGKKSRVCWLPDVFGFSWVLPQILRDVGIEYFVTTKLNWNDTNEFPYDLCRWRGIDGSEVLYFSFKNPNEGYNGKIDPDTICKTWSNFRQKDLTNRVLLSFGHGDGGGGPTEEMLENYRIMNQIPGIPHLEMGTVGSFFEKMNVDGDLPVWDGELYLEVHRGTYTSQSRVKKLHKEAEDGLYLAELISAFSDRDFSEEIDDLWKAVLRNEFHDILPGSSIREVYEDAEKELTFVKERAEKIVRESIDSLRVEGENTLTLLNASSFPKRFCFKLNEDLNLYLSFQGRVLLKQRTHDGKYVYFLDTEIAPFSKIELEVQKSTIEKPARKDESLFMENEYMRVEVKEDGTIQIYDKELDRYIFEEKGNILKLHKNIPPYWDNWDIAEGVEKTGYTLKAKSVEKVEFGPVREVVRVEYEAEGSKITQYYILYRKSRRLDIETKIDWHTRRALLRAYFPTTVLSRRARFDISGGFIERPTHRNTSFEKARFEVPFHRWMDLSQTDFGVSILNDGKYGGSVHQNVMAVSLIKAGIFPDFLCDEGKHEFTYSIYVHPGDDLRDVVREAEELNRPLLAVSGRLNIPSSFLEVSPQNFKLTSLRKVKGKIVIRLVEIFGTSGKLSIKIPWEGKIYLTNLLEEERKEVSFPLSYRPFKIYTFVVE
- a CDS encoding DUF4382 domain-containing protein gives rise to the protein MKYALWAVLFLGLISGCVLFTTGTNITKVPVYLTDNPSFDIEQLQVKISDVTYHYSLNGEGYDATATLLENEFDLLSLAGTEVQFFEMELPEGAELDWIRLYVDAATAVVNGQSETVNIPSRKIKIIKPIIVQSGDEIVLDFDVARSLRVVQGKNQYILRPVIVPYHRERHEYEHGPGEGEEYRYRYEVEGELKETLAGTTCLVALFEGETSSATLVDLEITDDDFSFEELKEATYTLYVCEFTLPETTDTGESSEEEFEVDEDEVENVNSEIQNWLSDLTSVASVVFYLNDSTITYIQNSADIELRLDD
- a CDS encoding cellobiose phosphorylase, yielding MKFGYFDDKNREYVIVTPRTPYPWINYLGTEDFFSIISHMAGGYCFYKDARLRRITRFRYNNVPTDAGGRYFYIREEDGDFWSPTWMPVRRDLSFFEARHGLGYTKIAGERNGLRATITFFVPRHFTGEVHHLVLQNRTERPRRIKLFSFIEFCLWNALDDMTNFQRNYSTGEVEIEGSVIYHKTEYRERRNHYAFYSVNHSIDGFDTDRESFMGLYNGFEAPQAVVEGNPRNSVASGWAPIASHYLELEIPPLGEKELIFILGYVENPEEEKWERPGVINKKRAKEMIERFKTGEDVERALKELKEYWDELLGRIQVETHDEKLNRMVNIWNQYQCMVTFNIARSASYFESGISRGIGFRDSNQDILGFVHMIPEKARQRILDLASIQFEDGSTYHQFQPLTKKGNNEIGGGFNDDPLWLILSTSAYIKETGDWSILNEEVPFDNDPDKKATLFEHLKRSFYFTVNNLGPHGLPLIGRADWNDCLNLNCFSKNPDESFQTTVNALDGRVAESVFIAGLFVLAGKEFVEICRRLGLEDEAKEAEKHVKKMIETTLEYGWDGEWFLRAYDAFGRKVGSKECEEGKIFIEPQGMCVMAGIGVENGYAKKALDSVKEHLDTPYGLVLQQPAYSRYYIELGEISSYPPGYKENAGIFCHNNPWVAIAETVIGRGDRAFEIYRKITPAYLEDISEIHRTEPYVYAQMVAGKDAPRHGEAKNSWLTGTAAWSFVAITQYILGVRPTYDGLMVDPCIPEDWDGFKITRRFRGATYEITVKNPHHVSKGVKEIIVDGKKIEGQVLPVFNDGKVHRVEVLMG
- a CDS encoding GH1 family beta-glucosidase; amino-acid sequence: MIVKKFPEGFLWGVATASYQIEGSPLADGAGMSIWHTFSHTPGNVKNGDTGDVACDHYNRWKEDIEIIEKIGAKAYRFSISWPRILPEGTGKVNQKGLDFYNRIIDTLLEKNITPFITIYHWDLPFSLQLKGGWANRDIADWFAEYSRVLFENFGDRVKHWITLNEPWVVAIVGHLYGVHAPGMKDIYVAFHTVHNLLRAHAKSVKVFRETVKDGKIGIVFNNGYFEPASEREEDIRAARFMHQFNNYPLFLNPIYRGEYPDLVLEFAREYLPRNYEDDMEEIKQEIDFVGLNYYSGHMVKYDPNSPARVSFVERNLPKTAMGWEIVPEGIYWILKGVKEEYNPQEVYITENGAAFDDVVSEGGKVHDQNRIDYLRAHIEQVWRAIQDGVPLKGYFVWSLLDNFEWAEGYSKRFGIVYVDYNTQKRIIKDSGYWYSNVIKNNGLTD